The following DNA comes from Ornithinimicrobium avium.
TACCGCCGCTCAGGCGTGGGACGGCGCCTTCGGCGCGTCGGGCACCTCGAAGGCCAGCTCGTCGGCGTAGCACCACCACCAGTCCTCGCCGGGCTCGAAGGACCGGACCAGCGGGTGCGTGGTCGCGTGGAAGTGTGCGGTGGCGTGCCGGTTGGGCGAGCTGTCGCAGCAGCCGACGTGACCGCACGTCATACAGATGCGCAGGTGGACCCAGCGGTCGCCCGTGCGCAGGCAGTCCTCGCAGCCCTGCGCCGACGGGCGGACGTCCTTCACCTGGTCCAGGTGGGTGCAGCCGATGGCCATCGTGGCTCCTCGTGGTCGGGTAGCAGGCAGGCTACCCGGCCGCAGGGAGGCGGCGCGGCCGATGGGCGGCACGGGCGAGACCGACACGCCTCCCCGGGCTGCGCCTCACGACGCGGCGCGCTCGAGCAGCTCGCGTGTCTTCTCGTGGCGCTCGAGCACGGTGAGGACCGGCCGGTGGACGCGCTGGTAGGCGACCTCCTCGACCGCTTCGTCCAGCCGCTCCTCGACGTTGCGGCGTCGACGGCGAGCTCCGACCTGGGCGAGCAGCCGGGCCAGCAGCGCCAGCAGCAGCCCGCCGAGCAGGCCGCCGACGAGGAGGGCGAGCGGGACAGGCACCGGTCCCCAGAAAGGCGTGTCGACCGGCATGCCGGCCCAGCCGAGGGCGGCGACGAGCACCAGCCACAGCAGCCCCGCCGCGGCGGCCAGCGCGAGCACGATCTGCAGGATGCCGAGCACCGACCACCACACGGGGGAACGGGCGCGCAGGGGTGTGGCGACGATCGCCTGGTCGAGGGAGTCGGCCAGGTCCTCGCCCGTGGGGCCGGCGGCCTCCAGCAGCGCCTCCTGCCAGCGCACCGGCAGCTGCGCGCCGGCGTCCTCGGCGACCTGCCGGGTGGCGAGCTGGACGTTGGCCCGCGCCGCGGGGGTGGGCGACGGCAGCGAGGAGCGACCCAGGACGGCCCGCACGTCGGAGGGGGCGATGCCGGCAGGCCCGGGCGAGTCGTCGCCCAGCCGCAGCCGCTTGAGCGGGTCGGGGCGCAGCGAGGCGACCCACCGGGTGAACGGCCAGCCAGCGCGGGCGTTGGCCTGACGCACGTAGTCGCGCTCCACCGCGTCCAGGACGACCGGCACCCCGGAGGCCGCCTTCAGCGCGGTGTGCAGGCGCTGGTCGGCCGAGTCGGCCAGCTGGGGAGTGCTCTGCCCCACGCTCTGGCCCACGCTCTCGGCGCTGGTGCGCACGTCGCCGACCAGGCGCGCCTCGGCCGCGTTGCGGGCGCCGACGACCGCGGCGATCCGCGAGCGCAGCACGTCGATGCCCTCGCCGGTGCGCGCAGAGGTGGCGATGACCTCGTGGTCGCCGGCCCCGTCGCTCTGCACGAGCCGGCGCAGGTCCTCGCGCACCCGCTCCACGTCGTCGCGCTCGCGGAGGCGGTCGATCTGGTTGAGCACGACGAGCATCACGGTCTCGTGGTGCCGCAACGGCTGCAGGTAGTCGTCGTGCAGTCGCGCGTCGGCGTACTTCTGCGGGTCGGCCACCCAGACGAAGACGTCGGCCCGCTCCAGGATCCGGTCGGCCTCGACGCGGTGGCGCACCTCGCGGGAGTCGAAGTCGGGCAGGTCGACGAGCACCAGCCCGTCGAGCTGCGCCTCGCCGTCCTCGACGTGGTAACGCTCGTGGACGCCGAGCCAGTCGAGCAGCTCGCCCGCCGGCTCCTCGCCCCAGACCGCCGCGGAGGCCTCCGCCGTCGTCGGCCGGCGCGGGCTGATCATCGCGACGTCCGCCCCGGCGAGCGCGTTGAAGACGCTCGACTTGCCCGAACCCGTCGCTCCGGCGAGCGCAACCACGGTGCGCCCACCCTTCAGCGCCCACCGCTCCTGCACCCGCTGCACCACGCCGCGGGCGTGCTCGGCCGCGTCGGGGTCGAGCTCCTCGCCCCCGACGTCGAGCGCCGAGCGCAGCCGCTCGGCGCGCTCCGCCAGCGGCACGGCCGGGGCGTCCTTCCTGCGTCGGCCGATCATCGTGCCGCCTCCACCTGTCCCGCGGCCTGCCGCAGCGCCGTGACCGACTGCTCGCGCACCGGCACCTCCTCCAGGACGCGGTCGAACCGCGCCCTCTCGTCGTCGTAGAGCCGCTCGACGTGCGCGAGCAGTGCCTCCCTGGCCTTGGTGGCCATGGACCGCACCGCCTGGTCGCCGAAGATCGCCTCCAGCAGCCGCTGGGCGAGGACCGCCGAACCGCCGGCGATCGCGATCTCGGTGCCGAGCAGCCCCCCGGTCATGCTGAAGGCGACGATCATCAGCAGCACCGCCAGCCCGTTGACACCGAACGCCAGGTAGCGCGCGGTCGCACGCCGCGAGCCCGCCTCGTCGCGCACGAGCTCCAGGACCTCGCCCTGCCAGTCGCGCATCAGCCGCTCGACCCGCTCGGGCAGGTCGGGCGAGGCCTTGGCCAGGCCAGGCTGCTCCCGCACGATGTCGGCGCCGCCGGGCGCCTGCTTCCAGGCGCGGGCCGCCGTGCTCGATGCCACCTGCCCGTGCGAGGTGATGAGTGCCGCGGCGCCGGTCTGCAGGGCTTCGCCGAGCGGCTCGGAGGTGACCTGCTTGCCGCTGAACCAGGCGCCGATGCGGTCGCGCAGCCGACCGACGCCGGCCTCGACCGAGCGCAGGAACTCACCGGTGCCGACCAGCTCCTGCCAGCGGGCGAGCACCTCGCCGCGCAGCAGCGTGCCGTCCTGCATCCCCTCGGCCACCGCCTTCAGGGCGTCCTGGTAGGCCGTGCGCGGCGCCTCCTCGAGCACCTCCCGGGCGGCGACCTGGGCGGCCCCGGCGTCCGCGACGCCGTCGGCGCGCTCCTCCAGGGAGCGGAGCGTGCCGGCCAGGGTGCGGCGGATGACCACCGAGCGGGCGCGGGCGTCGCTGGCGAGGGAGTCCAGCCAGCCGCTCAGCCGCTGCACGTGCGCGGCCGGGACGCGGCCGTCCTCGAGGTCTACCTCGAGCACGGTGAAGATGGGCGACTGGCCCAGCCCCTGGTCGCGCAGCAGGGAGGCCAGGTGCACCCGGACCTGCTGCAGGGCCTCCGGGGGCACGCGGTTGAGCACGATCGCGACCGAGGTCCCCCGCTCGGAGGCGGCGCGCAGCAGGTCCCAGGGGACGGCGTCGGCATACCTCGCGGCGGTGGTGACGAAGAGCCAGAGGTCGGCGGCGGCCAGCAGCTGGCGGGACAACGAGCGGTTGGCCCGCACGACGGAGTCGATGTCGGGGGCGTCGAGCAGGGCGAGGCCCGCAGGCAGGGCGTCGCTGGTGACCAGGCGCACCGAGCCGGGGTCGTCCGCGGCACCCTCGCCGCCGGCGACCCGGGACAGGTCGGGCAGGACCCGCTTGCCGGTGAACCAGCGGGTGTCCTCCTGGTGGTGCACGAGGACCGAGGCGCGCGTGGTTGGGCGGATGACGCCGGGGCGGCTGACCTCCTCGCCGACGATCGAGTTGACCAGCGTCGACTTGCCCGCGCCGGTGGAGCCCCCCACCACCGCGAGCAGGGGTGCGTCGAGGGAGCGCAGGCGGGGCAGCACGTAGTCGTCGAGCTGCTGGACCAGCTCCGTGCGCGAACCGCGGGCCTCCTGCACGCCGTCCAGGTCGAGCGGCAGGTCGACCCCGCCCGCGGCCTCCCTGAGCCGTTCGACGGCTGCCAGCAGCGCGGCGTGGTCCTTGTCTGTCACCCGGCCAGTGTCCCAAAGCGGGGGGCACCCACCAAGACGAACCGCCGGTGCACGCCAGGCTGCTCCTGTGCTACCGGGCGGAGTCGGCGTGGGCCAGCAGCGCCCGGGACTCCCCCAGGAAGTCCTGGGCGGAGCGACCGAACCACTCGCCGATCTCGGCGAACCGGGCGACGAACTCCTCGCGGTCCCCGCGCAGCAGCAGCTCGAAGGCCTGCGCGTAGCGGGTCAGGTAGCGCTGGATCAGAGCCACCACGTCCGGGGAGGCGGTGATGATGTCGTAGTAGAGCTCGGCGTCCTGGGCGAAGAGCCGACCGACCATGACCAGCTCGAGCCGGTAGATCGGCGAGGACAGCGCGAGCAGCTCGGACAGGTCGTGGTCCTCGTGCGCCAGGTGCCAGCCGTAGACGAAGGTGGAGAAGTGCCGCAGGGCCTGGATGAGGCCCATGAGCTGATCATGGTCCTCGGCGGAGACCTCGTGCAGCCGCGCGCCCCACAACCGCATCTGTTCCACCAGCCAGGCGGACGCCTCGGCGTCGCGCCCCGGCACCACCGCGACCACCTGCTTGGCCAGCGAGTCCACGTCGGGGCCGAACATCGGGTGCAGCCCCAGCACCGGGCCGGGATGAACCTCGAGCATCGCGGCCATCGCCTCCCGCTTGGTCGAGGTCAGGTCCACGAGCAGGCAGTCGGTCGGCAGCGGAGGGAGAGAGCGCAGCACCGCGACCGTCTCGTGGATCGGCACCGAGACGAGCACCAGCCCCGCGTCGGCCACCGCGTCCGCCACCTGCGCGGGGGTGTCGTCGCGCTCGACGACGCGCACGTCATACCCCGAGAGCGTCAGCAGCCGGCCGAAGAGCGAGCCCATCCGTCCGCGCCCGCCGACCACGACCACCGGCCCGAGATGGGGGGCCTGGCGGGTGAAGCCCATGTTCTTCTCGTGCCCGTACGCCTCGCGCATGCACCGGCGCAGCACGTCCTCGACGAGGTCCGGGGGGACCCCGCGCTCGTGGGCGACGGCGCGCTTGGCGGCGATCATCGCCCGCTCACGCTCGGGGGCGTAGATCGGCAGGCCGTGGCGGCCCTTGACCTCGCCCACCTGGGTGACGAGCTCGAGGCGGCGGGCGAGCAGCTCGATGATCTGTCCGTCGACGTCGTCGATCTGTGCGCGCAGCGCGGCCAGCGGGTCGGTCATGGCAGCCGATCCTACGGCGCCGCTCACCTACACTCGGACCGGTCAGCCCCCGTAGCTCAATGGATAGAGCACCGGCCTTCTAATCCGTAGGTTGCGCGTTCGAGTCGCGCCGGGGGCGCCCTGTTTGGGCTGGTGAGCGCCTTGACACGGACGCAGTTGGGTCACGGGCCAACTTGACGTGGTGTCCTTGGCGACCAGATGGCCACCGCCCGCTCCTTCTCGCTCGCGCCATCGGCGACCCGGACCGGTCGACGCTTCGCCTTCGGACGTAATCAGACTCCGCTCGGCGAAGCCGATCGCGGCGGCGTCGGCCGAGACCACCCAGTAGTAGAGGAGCCGCAGACCGCTCTCGGCAGCGTAGCTGCGTGCCATTGACACGTTCGTGGCCCGTTTGGTGGACGAAGCCGCTCAAGATGAGAGTTCTTTGGCGCGCACGGATGCCGAACCGCACGATAATCGACTCTTCACAACCAGGCTCAGCCGCGGTCGCCCGACTGCGGCACGAGGCAGCGGCGCTGGGTGATGTAGGTCGTGCGCGGGCTACTCCTCGGGCTCCGCCGGCTGAGGTGCCGGGTCGGGCGGGAGTACCTCCCGGGGCGCTTGCTCCTCCTGCTGTGTGTTCTGCGGCACCTCGTCCCGCTCCTGCGGCGCGTCTTCGAGCTGCGTGTCCTGGGGCAGCTCATCCTGCTGTTCCGGGTCGAGATCAGTGCTCGTGTCGCTACGGCCGTCGAACCCCGGGACGGAGGTGCCAGTGCTCTTGCTGCTGCCGCCGGTGTACGAAGACACCGCGCGGCCCGTCGTCAGTTCGAAGGCCAGGATCAACCCCATCGCGACCACGAAGACCGCGACGGTGGCCCCGGTGAGGCGCTTCCACGGCAGGTCGTGAAGCCGTTCGCTCCACGAGGTGCTCGGGGAGGCGCCGTCTTCTGCGGGCTCCGGCAGCGACGCCTGCTCCTGCGACGGGCCAGCATCGCCAGCGTCAGGGTCGCGACTTCCTCGCACGCGGGTTCCGGGTTTGCCGGCGCGGACTCCCGCAGCCTTGCGGACCCGCTCCTGGGTCGCCTGCAGGGTGTTGGAGTACATCGCCCCACCAATCGTGATGATCAAACTCCCCAGGGCCGCACCGATCAGTGTCCCCGCGACACCCAAGGTGGATAGGAGAACCGCAGAGGACACGGCCCCCAAAGCAGATCCGGCGGTGCGGGTCCAACTGATCTCCACGACGTTCTCCCTTGTTCTGTGTGCCCAGTCTTTGCCGGATCACTGGCCGAACCAAACCGCGCATCGCGCCCGACGCCCCCAAAGGGCTGTCGGAGTCTCTGTGGACGAGGACTTCACTCGTTGTTTCGGGTCCCGTGACCACGATGGCCGCATTGGTTGGCGCCGGTCTGGCCGGGGACCCGGCGGCAGCGACCGACCTCACCGACGCCGAGCCAGGGTGCGGTCACCGCTGGGCAACGTGGAGGACAGGAGCGGGAACACCCTTCGCGGCGCGGATGCAGCCTGACCAGTTCCCGGACCGCGGACCGCTCGGTTCACACTGCACGAGGTCGTCTTCTTCGCCTCCCTGGGCCTCGAGCCCATGCTTGAGATCTCCCGGTCATCCTCTGACCTCCCCCGCCAACTGAGCCGGAGCGTCAGGCCAGAAGCACGGTTTGGTGGTCAGTCCCCGGCGAGGATGTTGCCGTTGTGCCTCACTTGCCGTGGCGGGAACTGGCATGGAGCCAGAGGCGGCATCCCTGGCTGCCGCCGCTGCCCCATCCCCCCACCGTCCCACCGCCCCACCGTCCCACCGTCCCACCGTCCCACCGTCCCACCGTCCCACCGTCCCACCGCCCCACCGCCCCACCGCCAGGATCCGCCGCCTCCGCGCGGAACGCCTGTCGTCGTAGGCGTGGACACCCTCGCTGTCGAACTGGCGGCACGCCGTCAGCGGGAGGTCGCCCGCTGGGTTCTTCGACGCGCTCGTTAGCCACCTGTGTGCCAGAACGACCGGCGGAACCGTGCACTTTGGTTTCTTCAATCACGTTCACCACACCTCTTGCGCATGACCGAAAACCCGCGTCGTTGTGCGGATTTTCGGCGCTCCCAAGGTGGTATCGCGCAGCCTGAAAGACGCTCCTCGAGGTGGCGTTAAACGCACCACGAATGCTCTGACCTGCGACGATGCGGGGCCTGTGCGACGCGCGCCAGTTCTGTGACACTCCTAGCAGCCTTCTGCTCACTCTTGCTGGGTATCGGCATCAGCACGCCCCTGGAACTGACACAGACGCCCCGAGCGCACCATCGATCAAGCCCCAGGCAGGACAGCACCAGGGTGAGGCCCTCGACCCGACAGCACCAGCGCGCTGGGCATACTGAACTCATTTCCAAGTCCCGTGTCGTCGCCGACCACGCCCAGCTGCTTGACGACGACCACGCCCAGCTGCTTGACGACGACGCGCAGGCCAGCCTGGAGTTCGCCGCCATCGCCTTCAGCGGGCGGCAGCCCCTCCTGCGCGCCACAGCGTGCGGCTCCTGCTCGTCGAGTGCCGCAGCACCCGCCTGATCAGTTGCTCTCCGAGGCAGGATAGGACGTCACCCACCTCGACTGGACCGCGACTCCCTCCAGCCCCGAGCAGCCGGTCTTGACACCACCATGCTCACCGAGGTCACGGGCAACTCACGTCAGGGCGGGCGCCGGGCCTGCTCGCTCAACTGTGAAGAGCCAGTGAGGTGTCGGGGCTATTCGTTGAGTATGGCCAACGCGACATCGGCGAGTCGTTGGCGGCTGGAGCGGGCGCGCTTGCGGAGCAGGTCGAAGGCGGTGAAGCGCCCCAGGTTCGATGCCGCTCCTGTTTGAGTCCAGGAGGATGAGCACCATGCCCAAGAAGATCGATCCAGAGTTGAAGGCCCGCGCTGTGCGTCTGGTCACCGAGCACCTGTCCGAGTACCCGTCGTTGACGGCCGCTTCGGCCGCGGTGGCCAAGCAGCTGGGTGTCGGGAGGGAGTCCGTGCGTCGCTGGGTCATCCAGGCCCAGGTCGATGCCGGTGGCCGCGACGGTGTGACCAGTGAGGAGCTGGAGCAGATCAAGTCCTTGAAGTCCAGGGTCCGCCGGTTGGAGGAGGACAACGCGATCCTGAAGGCCGCGACGGTTTTCTTCGTCGGGGAGCTCGACCCCCGCAACCGATGATCATGGGATTCATCCACACCATGAGAGCCCAGGGCCACGCGGTCGAGTCGGTCTGTGTGGTGCTGCGTGAGCAGGGCTGCCAGGTTGCCGCGCGGACCTACCGATCCTGGAAGCAGACCGGTCGAACGATCGCGGCACGTACGGTGACCGACGCCCAGGTTGTGGACGCGGTGCGTGACATCGCCTGGACCACCACGCCGCACGGGCGCCGCAAGTTGGCCCCGGAGGGCCTGTACGGGCGCCGGAAGATGACCGCGTACGTGCGCCGCACGACGATGCCCGCGGCGTCTGCCGGGGCCGTGGACCGGGCCATGAGGACCCTCGGGCTGGTCGGGGTGCGCCGCGACAAGGGCACCCGGACCACGATCCCGGCCAAGGACGGCATCCGGGCCGGTGACCTGCTGAATCGTGACTTCACCGCCAACGCACCGAACCTCGTGTGGGTCACGGACTTCACCTACGCCAGGACGTGGGCCGGGTTCGTCTACGTCGCGTTCATCCTGGACGTGTTCTCCCAGCGGATCGTGGCCTGGCACGCCGCCAGCACCAAGCACACCGACCTGGTCATGATCCCGCTGCGGATGGCGATCTGGCAACGAGAACGGGACGGCCACCCCAGGGTGCCCGGGCAGCTGATACATCACAGTGATGCGGGCAGCCAGTACACCTCGATCCGCCTCACCGAGCATCTCGCGCTGGAGGAGATCCGGCCCTCGATCGGGTCCGTGGGCGACGCGTACGACAACGCGCTCATGGAGACGGTCAACGGGCTCTACAAGGCCGAGTGCATCCGCACCACGGTCTTCCACGCGGGGCCCTACAAGACCCTCGCCGACGTGGAGTACGCCACCGCCGGCTGGGTCGACTGGTACAACACCCGTCGGCTCCACGGGTCGCTGGGCAACGTCCCACCGATCGAGTACGAGCAAGCCCACTATGCTGCCCTCAACCCCGAGCCGCAGCCCGTATGAGAGCGGCAGAGAACCTGGGGCGCTTCAGCTGGGCGAGCGGCTGCCGCGCGGTCGCCGGCTGGCCTTCTGGGCGCAGGCCGAGGTGGTGGCTGCCGCGACCGACCTGGCGGAGGTGATCGGCGGCGCGATCGCCCTGCACATCCTCTTCGGCATCCCGCTGCTGGCCGGAGGGGTGATCGTCGGGGTGGTCTCGATGCTGCTGCTGGCGGTGCAGACGCACCGCGGCCCGCGGCACTTCGAGTTCGTCATGAGCGGTCTGCTCGCCATCATCACCGTGGGGTTCGTGACCGGTCTGTTCCTCGGCCCGGTCGACTGGGGCGAGGCGGTGGCCGGCGTGCTCCCCAGGCTGGAGGGCACCCCGACGGTGCTGCTGGCGGCCAGCATGCTGGGGGCGACGGTGATGCCGCACGCGATCTACGCCCACTCTGCCCTGGCTCGGGACCGGCACGGTCTCCCACCTGCCCGTGCGGCGCTGCCGCAGCTGCTGACCGCGACCCGGTGGGACGTGCTGCTCTCCTTGCTGGTGGCCGGTTCGGTCAACATCGCGATGCTGCTCCTCGCTGCGGGCAACCTGTCCGGCGTGCCGGGGACGGACAGCATCGAGGGCGCCCACGCCGCGATCGTCGCGGCCCTGGGACCTGGTGTGGGCATCGCCTTCGGCGTCGGCCTGCTGGCCTCCGGGCTCGCGTCCACGTCGGTGGGCTGCTACGCGGGCTCGGCGATCATGGGTGGCCTGCTGCACGTGCGGCTCAGCGTCTTCACGCGCCGGCTCATCACGCTGGTCCCGGCACTGGTGGTCATCGCCGCCGGCGTCGACCCGACCTGGGCGCTCGTGCTGTCCCAGGTGCTGCTCAGCCTCGGCATCCCGTTCGCGCTGGTCCCGCTGGTCCGGCTGACCGGCGACCGGGCAGTGATGGGGGTGTTCGTCAACCGCGCCTGCGTCAGCGTCGTCGCCTGGGTCGTGGTCGCGCTGATCGTGGCACTGAACCTCGCGCTGCTCGTCCTGACCGCGGCCGGCGGCGGCTGACCGCTGGCATGGCTAGCCTTGTTGCCGTGGAGCTGAGCGAGATCACCCCTGTCGCCCAGGACTACCTCAAGGTCATCTGGTCGGCGACCGAGTGGGCCGGAGCCGCCATCACGACGACCGGTCTCGCGCGCCGGATGGGCACCACCGCGCCCAACGTGACCGACACCCTCAGGCGGCTGGCCAGCCAGGGGCTGGTGGAGTACACGCCGTACCGCCCGGTGGCGCTGACCACCCTGGGCGAGCGGTATGCCGTCGCGATGGTCCGCCGCCACCGTCTGCTGGAGACCTTCCTGGTCACCAGCCTCGGCTACCGCTGGGAGGAGGTGCACGACGAGGCCGAGCGCCTCGAGCACGCCGTCTCCGACACCATGATCGAGCGCATCTCCGCCCTGCTCGGCCATCCCGAGGCAGACCCGCACGGAGACCCCATACCCAGCGCCACGGGAAAGGTGCACCGACCACCGGGGGCGGCGCCCCTCGCGGACGTGTCGCAGGGCGAGTACGTCGTCGTCCGCGTCTCCGACAGCGATCCTGGAGTGCTGGTCCGGCTCAGCCGGCGGGGCGTGGCCCCGGGCGCACACCTGCGTGCGGCGGCCGGTGGGGTCGTTCGACCCGGCCGCGGAGGTGGGCACCCGACGGGGCTGACCGCGGAGGAGGTCGGCGCGATCTGGGTCGTGCCCGCCGGACCGACGACCTGACCGGGTTGGTCGTGCGAGCCACCAGGGGGTCGGGACCGCTAGTGTCGGGCCCGTGGACGAGGCGACCGAGCCGGTGCCCTTCGAGGTCTACCAGGAGGGTGTCTACCTACACGGCACGAAGGCGAGCCTGGCTGTCGGAGAGATGCTCACGCCCGGCCGAGAATCGAACTTCCAGGCGGGTCGGCTCATGAACCACGTCTACTTCACCCAGACCCTGGACGCGGCGACCTGGGGTGCGGAACTGGCCGCCGGTCAGGGCCGGGGCCGCATCTACGTCGTCGAGCCGACGGGCGACTTCGAGGACGACCCCAACGTCACGGACAAGAAGTTCCCGGGCAATCCGACCCGGTCCTTCCGGACCCGCGAGCCGGTGCGCGTCGTGGGTGAGCTGACCCGCTGGGTCGGCCACCGTCCGGAGGAGGTGCAGACGATGCGAGAGGGGCTCGCCGCCCTGCAGCGCGAGGGCAGGGCGCCGATCGAGGACTGAGCGGCGCAGTCGGCGTGGCCCGCGCCCGGCACCGGCCGGGCGGTCCACGTCATACCCCCGGGACGAACACCCGGCGGTGGGCCGTGACCGTCTCCAGCAGCACCCGCTCGCGGCGCAGCCACTCGACGTCGCCGCCCCCCTCCTGCTCGAGGTGGTGGCGCACCATCGCCAGCTCGCCGCTCTCGTCCTGGAAGGCGGTCATCGCGGCCTGCGCGGGGCGTCCGCCGGCGGCGCGCGCCCACCGGCGGGCCCGGCGCCGCTCGCCCGGGTCGGCCAGCATGGCGACCTCGGCGGGGGTGTACCAGCCGGCGAGGCCGTAACCGGTGAGCGAGTCGCGCAGGATCCGCGACTCGCGGCGGCGGGCCCAGCGCAGCAGCAGGAGGAAGGCGACGAAGAGCGGCACCTGCACGACGACGAAGATCTCCAGGTAGGCGTCGGCCGCCACGACCGCGCTGTAGTTCCACAGCGCGTGCAGGAAGATGGCCGCAGCCAGGCCGATGAGGACGATCCATGCCGAGGACCAACGACGCCGGTGCGCGACCAGGCCGAGCGCCAGCCCGGTGCAGACCGTGAACATCGGGTGGGCGAACGGACTGACCAGGCAGCGCACGACGAACAGCCCGACCAGGCCGGGGGTGCCCATCTCCACGTAGGCGCTGCCCAGGTAGAGGATGTTCTCGACGAAGGCGAACCCGGCCGCCACGATGCCGGCATAGACGATCCCGTCGGCCACGCCGTTGAACTCCCGCCGCGCGCGCCAGAAGATCAGCAGCACTCCCAGCCCCTTGGCCATTTCCTCCACGACCGGTGCCACGACCACCGCGCCGAGCACGAGCGGGTCCTCGGCGTGCAGGCCGGCGAAGAAGGCGACGCCGAGCTCGTTGAGGACCAGCGCCAGGAGGGTGGAGATGAGCGCGCCCCAGAGGAAGGCGAACCACAGCAGCCGCCCGGGCTCCTGCTCCAGGCGGTCCACCCACAGGAAGGTGGGCACGACCACCCCGATCGCGATCGAGGCGCTGACGAGCGCCAGCCCCGCAGCGGTCAGACCCAGCAGGTCGAAGACGAGGCCGCCCATCACCAGCGCCGCCAGCCCGAAGACGGTCACGACCGCGCTGGTGACGATGATCCGCCGGATGAGCGGGCGCCGGGTGGCGTTGCGGGGCGAGGGGGCCTGCGGCTGGAGGGCCATCACGCGCTGCCAGGCGTCCCCCTGCTGCCCGGGGGTATGCGGCGAGCCGTCCGGGTGCGGCGGTCCCGCTGGCGGGGGCGACGTGGGCGTCGGGGCGGGCGGAGGCATGGCCGCGAGGCTATCG
Coding sequences within:
- a CDS encoding ubiquitin carboxyl-terminal hydrolase 14; its protein translation is MAIGCTHLDQVKDVRPSAQGCEDCLRTGDRWVHLRICMTCGHVGCCDSSPNRHATAHFHATTHPLVRSFEPGEDWWWCYADELAFEVPDAPKAPSHA
- a CDS encoding YfjP family GTPase, whose amino-acid sequence is MIGRRRKDAPAVPLAERAERLRSALDVGGEELDPDAAEHARGVVQRVQERWALKGGRTVVALAGATGSGKSSVFNALAGADVAMISPRRPTTAEASAAVWGEEPAGELLDWLGVHERYHVEDGEAQLDGLVLVDLPDFDSREVRHRVEADRILERADVFVWVADPQKYADARLHDDYLQPLRHHETVMLVVLNQIDRLRERDDVERVREDLRRLVQSDGAGDHEVIATSARTGEGIDVLRSRIAAVVGARNAAEARLVGDVRTSAESVGQSVGQSTPQLADSADQRLHTALKAASGVPVVLDAVERDYVRQANARAGWPFTRWVASLRPDPLKRLRLGDDSPGPAGIAPSDVRAVLGRSSLPSPTPAARANVQLATRQVAEDAGAQLPVRWQEALLEAAGPTGEDLADSLDQAIVATPLRARSPVWWSVLGILQIVLALAAAAGLLWLVLVAALGWAGMPVDTPFWGPVPVPLALLVGGLLGGLLLALLARLLAQVGARRRRRNVEERLDEAVEEVAYQRVHRPVLTVLERHEKTRELLERAAS
- a CDS encoding dynamin family protein; the protein is MTDKDHAALLAAVERLREAAGGVDLPLDLDGVQEARGSRTELVQQLDDYVLPRLRSLDAPLLAVVGGSTGAGKSTLVNSIVGEEVSRPGVIRPTTRASVLVHHQEDTRWFTGKRVLPDLSRVAGGEGAADDPGSVRLVTSDALPAGLALLDAPDIDSVVRANRSLSRQLLAAADLWLFVTTAARYADAVPWDLLRAASERGTSVAIVLNRVPPEALQQVRVHLASLLRDQGLGQSPIFTVLEVDLEDGRVPAAHVQRLSGWLDSLASDARARSVVIRRTLAGTLRSLEERADGVADAGAAQVAAREVLEEAPRTAYQDALKAVAEGMQDGTLLRGEVLARWQELVGTGEFLRSVEAGVGRLRDRIGAWFSGKQVTSEPLGEALQTGAAALITSHGQVASSTAARAWKQAPGGADIVREQPGLAKASPDLPERVERLMRDWQGEVLELVRDEAGSRRATARYLAFGVNGLAVLLMIVAFSMTGGLLGTEIAIAGGSAVLAQRLLEAIFGDQAVRSMATKAREALLAHVERLYDDERARFDRVLEEVPVREQSVTALRQAAGQVEAAR
- the tyrA gene encoding bifunctional chorismate mutase/prephenate dehydrogenase, with product MTDPLAALRAQIDDVDGQIIELLARRLELVTQVGEVKGRHGLPIYAPERERAMIAAKRAVAHERGVPPDLVEDVLRRCMREAYGHEKNMGFTRQAPHLGPVVVVGGRGRMGSLFGRLLTLSGYDVRVVERDDTPAQVADAVADAGLVLVSVPIHETVAVLRSLPPLPTDCLLVDLTSTKREAMAAMLEVHPGPVLGLHPMFGPDVDSLAKQVVAVVPGRDAEASAWLVEQMRLWGARLHEVSAEDHDQLMGLIQALRHFSTFVYGWHLAHEDHDLSELLALSSPIYRLELVMVGRLFAQDAELYYDIITASPDVVALIQRYLTRYAQAFELLLRGDREEFVARFAEIGEWFGRSAQDFLGESRALLAHADSAR
- a CDS encoding IS3 family transposase (programmed frameshift); its protein translation is MPKKIDPELKARAVRLVTEHLSEYPSLTAASAAVAKQLGVGRESVRRWVIQAQVDAGGRDGVTSEELEQIKSLKSRVRRLEEDNAILKAATGFLRRGARPPQPMIMGFIHTMRAQGHAVESVCVVLREQGCQVAARTYRSWKQTGRTIAARTVTDAQVVDAVRDIAWTTTPHGRRKLAPEGLYGRRKMTAYVRRTTMPAASAGAVDRAMRTLGLVGVRRDKGTRTTIPAKDGIRAGDLLNRDFTANAPNLVWVTDFTYARTWAGFVYVAFILDVFSQRIVAWHAASTKHTDLVMIPLRMAIWQRERDGHPRVPGQLIHHSDAGSQYTSIRLTEHLALEEIRPSIGSVGDAYDNALMETVNGLYKAECIRTTVFHAGPYKTLADVEYATAGWVDWYNTRRLHGSLGNVPPIEYEQAHYAALNPEPQPV
- a CDS encoding Nramp family divalent metal transporter, yielding MLPSTPSRSPYESGREPGALQLGERLPRGRRLAFWAQAEVVAAATDLAEVIGGAIALHILFGIPLLAGGVIVGVVSMLLLAVQTHRGPRHFEFVMSGLLAIITVGFVTGLFLGPVDWGEAVAGVLPRLEGTPTVLLAASMLGATVMPHAIYAHSALARDRHGLPPARAALPQLLTATRWDVLLSLLVAGSVNIAMLLLAAGNLSGVPGTDSIEGAHAAIVAALGPGVGIAFGVGLLASGLASTSVGCYAGSAIMGGLLHVRLSVFTRRLITLVPALVVIAAGVDPTWALVLSQVLLSLGIPFALVPLVRLTGDRAVMGVFVNRACVSVVAWVVVALIVALNLALLVLTAAGGG
- a CDS encoding metal-dependent transcriptional regulator, translated to MELSEITPVAQDYLKVIWSATEWAGAAITTTGLARRMGTTAPNVTDTLRRLASQGLVEYTPYRPVALTTLGERYAVAMVRRHRLLETFLVTSLGYRWEEVHDEAERLEHAVSDTMIERISALLGHPEADPHGDPIPSATGKVHRPPGAAPLADVSQGEYVVVRVSDSDPGVLVRLSRRGVAPGAHLRAAAGGVVRPGRGGGHPTGLTAEEVGAIWVVPAGPTT
- the arr gene encoding NAD(+)--rifampin ADP-ribosyltransferase; translation: MDEATEPVPFEVYQEGVYLHGTKASLAVGEMLTPGRESNFQAGRLMNHVYFTQTLDAATWGAELAAGQGRGRIYVVEPTGDFEDDPNVTDKKFPGNPTRSFRTREPVRVVGELTRWVGHRPEEVQTMREGLAALQREGRAPIED